Proteins encoded in a region of the Sebastes fasciatus isolate fSebFas1 chromosome 9, fSebFas1.pri, whole genome shotgun sequence genome:
- the gdf10a gene encoding growth/differentiation factor 10: MAALSMISSHLFLLMLNCFLGAASVRIMTSHGSAQEDSSFLQPSSSSSADPFSDDLDQDMVSQHMSKLYEKYNRGARLREGNTARSFRASQDSSDYRTVYRLNLTTLQDSEVILSATFHFLLDRRPHQKPWFCKRFKSPSCRSSAVHPPPSVSLLLRSVSSGSEVRSGSTGSLLGNVTFHPHRRGVWQMKDVTQVIKEARDKGHLLVSVELDLGQQYQRKAEGALSGGSLPYLLLYANDQALAEPNSVAASLQRYDPFNEPSHSSHRPNSSPESNGRERREATLIFDPIENNELPEVDYRPDGYRKDDLWESTWYLALKPKSGRKEKKRKSQEEEGVEQKEESWVLKEGERTSQGLKPDDSTEKKLKDSRVLTTNDGRKHERRNEGKKHKGSANSQSPVLHFDEQTMRKARRRQWADTQHRGCSRRNLRVDFADIGWSEWVIAPKAFDAYYCAGTCGFPMPKVARPSNHATIQSIVRAVGIIPGVPEPCCVPEKMSPLAVLYQDECRNPVLKVYPNMSVQSCSCR; this comes from the exons ATGGCAGCTCTGAGTATGATCTCCTCGCACCTGTTCCTGTTGATGTTGAACTGTTTCCTGGGTGCCGCATCAGTCCGGATCATGACGTCTCATGGGAGCGCACAGGAGGACAGCAGCTTCCTccagccatcatcatcatcatcagcggACCCGTTCTCAGATGATCTGGATCAGGACATGGTCTCCCAGCACATGTCCAAACTGTACGAGAAATACAACAGGGGTGCCCGGCTCAGAGAAGGAAACACTGCGAGGAGTTTCCGAGCCAGCCAAG ACTCTTCTGACTACAGGACGGTGTACAGACTAAACCTTACGACCCTCCAGgactcagaggtcatcctgtCCGCCACATTCCACTTCCTGCTCGATCGGCGCCCTCATCAAAAACCCTGGTTCTGTAAACGCTTCAAAAGCCCGTCCTGTCGCTCCTCGGCCGTCCACCCGCCTCCGTCCGTCAGCCTGCTCCTTCGCTCTGTCTCCTccgggtcagaggtcagatctGGGTCAACGGGGTCGCTCCTAGGCAATGTGACCTTCCACCCCCACAGGAGAGGGGTGTGGCAGATGAAAGATGTGACCCAGGTCATAAAGGAGGCACGAGACAAGGGTCATCTCCTGGTGTCAGTAGAGCTGGACCTAGGGCAGCAGTACCAGAGGAAAGCAGAGGGGGCGCTGTCTGGAGGCAGCCTGCCCTACCTGCTACTGTACGCTAATGACCAAGCCTTGGCAGAGCCCAACAGCGTGGCGGCAAGCCTTCAGAGATATGACCCGTTCAACGAGCCCTCACATTCCTCTCACAGACCCAACTCCTCACCGGAGTCGAATGGACGCGAGAGAAGGGAAGCAACTCTGATCTTTGACCCCATAGAGAACAATGAGCTGCCCGAGGTGGACTACAGGCCTGATGGCTACAGGAAGGATGACCTCTGGGAGAGCACTTGGTACCTGGCACTCAAACCGAAATCAGGTAGGaaggaaaagaagagaaagagccAGGAGGAAGAAGGAGTGGAGCAGAAAGAAGAATCGTGGGTTCTCAAAGAAGGAGAAAGAACATCACAGGGGCTCAAACCTGATGACTCAACCGAGAAAAAACTCAAAGACAGTCGCGTGCTGACGACCAACGATGGACGAAAACATGAGCGGAGGAATGAGGGAAAAAAGCACAAGGGGAGCGCTAACTCTCAGTCACCCGTTCTGCATTTTGATGAACAAACAATGCGTAAGGCCAGAAGGAGGCAGTGGGCCGACACCCAGCACAGAGGCTGCTCCAGGAGGAACCTCCGAGTGGATTTCGCAGACATTGGCTGGAGCGAGTGGGTCATCGCACCCAAGGCCTTTGATGCCTACTACTGCGCTGGCACATGTGGCTTCCCCATGCCCAAG GTGGCGAGGCCGTCTAACCACGCCACCATCCAGAGCATAGTCCGAGCCGTCGGGATCATCCCCGGAGTTCCCGAGCCCTGCTGCGTCCCAGAGAAGATGAGTCCTCTGGCTGTGCTCTACCAGGATGAATGCAGGAATCCAGTGCTCAAGGTTTACCCCAACATGTCCGTCCAGTCCTGCTCCTGCAGATAG